One window from the genome of Echinicola vietnamensis DSM 17526 encodes:
- a CDS encoding DUF721 domain-containing protein, translating into MKKYQDFNPRKKEITPLKEAFEELLQAYKLKDRFNERKIVSAWGEMMGNSIASRTSSIYAKDKKLFVKLSSGPIKKELMMNKSRIIHIIEEKFGKGAIEDITFL; encoded by the coding sequence ATGAAAAAATATCAAGACTTCAACCCGCGCAAAAAAGAGATCACCCCACTTAAGGAGGCCTTTGAAGAATTGCTCCAAGCATACAAACTCAAAGATCGTTTCAATGAGCGGAAGATTGTCAGTGCTTGGGGAGAAATGATGGGAAATTCGATAGCCAGCCGGACCTCCAGTATTTATGCCAAGGATAAAAAGCTATTTGTAAAGCTTAGTTCAGGCCCCATAAAAAAAGAACTGATGATGAACAAATCCCGGATCATCCATATCATCGAGGAAAAATTTGGGAAAGGCGCCATCGAGGACATTACCTTTTTATAG